CTCACTGTTCCTGTTGTTGGTTGAATTAGGCCTGAGATCAATTGGATAAGAGAAGATTTACCAGACCCTGTATGTCCAATGATACCTGTAATCATCCCACTTTTGATTGTAAGCTTTAAAGGCTTTAATGCTAGTCGCTCAAACGGTGTGCCCTTCATATAGGTTAACGAAACTTGATCTAAATGAATGTCCATAACTTTCTAATGAGCTCCTCTTCATTTACAATTTCTCCGATGGGTATGCCTCTGTTTCTTAGACGATCGGATAATTCAACTGGGAGTGGAACATCTAAACCAATCTCTTTTAACGTTTGACTATGAGCAAAGATTTCCTCAGGTGTACCATCAAAAAAAATCTTACCCTCGTTTAATACAATTACTCGATCTGCAAAAATCGTTTCTTGTAAAAAATGAGTGATATGAATCACTGTGATTCTTTCCGTTTCATTTAATTTTCTCGCGGTTTCGATGACCTCTTTTCTTCCCTGAGGATCAAGCATTGAAGTTGCTTCATCAAAAATAATCACATTTGGTTTCATTGCTAAGATTCCTGCAATGGCTACTTTTTGTTTTTGCCCTCCCGACAAATAATGAGGTTCCATTTGTTTATAATCGATAAGACCCAGTTTTGTTAATGCCTCATCCACTCGAATTCGTATTTCCGCTGGAGGAATTCCCTGATTTTCGAGACCAAAGGCTACGTCATCTTCAACTGTTGTTGCCACAATCTGATTATCGGGATTTTGAAAGACAATACCAATCGTTTTTCGTGCCTGCCAAACATCTTCCTCATCTTGGATTAACTTACCATTAACAATTACTGAACCCTTCTCTGGTTGAAGTATTCCTGTTAAAAGTTTTGCTAGAGTTGATTTTCCCGAGCCGTTTGGCCCTAATACGGCAATAAATTGACCTTTATAGAAATCTAATGTGATATTTTTTAAAATTTCTTCTTTCGAATGGGGATAGCGAAAAGTAAGATCTTTAATTTGAATGATTGGCTCCATCCCATTTTCCTCCAGACCCCGCCATTGATTTCTTAAAGTTTCACTTTCCTCTCTAGTAAAAAAAAAAGGGTATGAATCAGAATCTCAGAATAGATTCTGCCCTCACCCTTTTTTAAAAACTATTCTACTAATTCTAAATATACCATTGGTGCAGCGTCTCCACGGCGAGGACCAAGTTTTAAAATACGAGTGTATCCTCCTTGACGTTCAGCATAACGTGGTGCAATATCACTGAATAATTTTTGAATCGCATCTTGCTTCGTTTCTACATCAGCAAGTTCCTTTCTTACATAAGCAGCAACTTGACGACGTGCATGTAAGTCACCACGTTTTGCTAATGTAATCAGTTGCTCAGCGATAGAACGAACAGCTTTTGCCTTTGATTCAGTTGTTTCAATTCTCTCATTGATGAATAAATCTGTTACCAAATCACGGAATAATGCTTTACGAGCAGCCGTATTACGTCCTAGCTTTCTTTTTGGCATTCCTTGTCCCTCCTTCTTCCATGCAATCTATTCTTCTTTTCGTAGTCCTAAACCTAGTTCGCTTAATTTTTGTTTCACTTCTTCAAGTGACTTACGACCAAGATTTCGAACTTTCATCATGTCATCTTCCGTTTTTGTGGTTAATTCTTGAACCGTATTTATTCCTGCACGTTTTAGACAATTGTAGGAACGGACAGAAAGATCGAGTTCTTCAATGGTCATTTCGAGTACCTTTTCCTTTTGGTCCTCTTCTTTTTCAACCATGATTTCCGCTTCTTGTGCTTCTTCTGTTAACCCAACGAAGAGATTGAGGTGTTCGGTTAGAATTTTAGCACCCAAACTTACCGCCTCTTCTGGTCGTATACTACCATTTGTCCAAACTTCTAATGTAAGTTTGTCATAGTTCGTAACTTGTCCAACACGAGTATTATCCACGGAAAAGTTTACGCGAGTAATTGGAGTATAAATCGAATCGATAGGGATGACTCCAATCATCTGTTCCTCGCCTTTATTGCGATCAGCAGGTACGTATCCACGGCCTCGGTTCGCACGCATTTTCATATAAAAACGGGCATTATCTTCAACCGTTGCAATGTGAAGATCAGGATTAAGTATCTCCACATCACTGTCTGCGCGGATATCTCCTGCTGTAATCTCTCCACCATGATCAGCTTCAATCTCTAAAATCTTCTCTTCATCGGAATGAATTTTTAAAGAAAGTTTCTTTAAGTTGAGAATAATTTCGGTCGTATCTTCAACAACCCCAGGAATCGTAGAAAATTCATGCAGTACTCCATCAATTTGAATAGAGGTCACTGCTGCTCCAGGTAAAGAAGATAATAAGATCCTCCTTAAGGAATTGCCTAATGTCGTACCATATCCTCGCTCTAATGGTTCTACCACAAATTTTCCATAAGTAGAATCTTCGCTAAGTTCGACGACATCAATTCTAGGCTTTTCGATTTCTATCATAAATTCAAACCCTCCTTCAAAACGTCCATTTCAAATGGCATCCACGGTTATTCGAGGGTAAAGTACAAAGAAAGAATCACGGTGATACCAAGTTTTTTTGCTTTATTCTAAGAAGTCAATCTTGTTGAGAGACATACTTACCCTAGGTTACCTTAATTATTATTTACAAATTTAGGTAATATATACATCTATTATGAATTCATTACACGCGACGGCGCTTTGGTGGTCTACAACCGTTATGTGGAATAGGTGTTACATCTTTGATTACACTCACTTCAAGGCCAGCTGCTTGTAATGAACGAATTGCCGCTTCACGACCTGAACCAGGTCCTTTAACAAGTACTTCAACAGTCTTTAGACCATGTTCCATTGCACTTTTGGCTGCTGCTTCTGCTGCCATTTGTGCAGCGAATGGAGTGCTCTTTCTTGAACCTTTGAAACCAAGAGCTCCCGCACTGCTCCAGGAAATGGCATTACCATGTGGGTCAGTAATTGTTACAATCGTATTATTAAATGTAGACTGAATATGGGCGATACCATGTTCAATATTTTTTCGATCACGTCTTTTTGTACGTGTAGTTGTTTTTCTTTTAGCCATCGTCTAATCCCTCCTTACTTCTTCTTATTTGCTACAGTACGACGTGGACCTTTACGTGTACGTGCATTGGTTTTTGTTCTTTGACCACGAACAGGAAGACCACGACGATGACGAATACCTCTATATGAACCAATTTCAATCAGGCGCTTAATATTAAGTGCCACTTCACGTCGAAGATCTCCCTCAACCTTAATATTTTTGTCAATGTACTCACGTAATTTTGCCACTTCATCTTCTGTTAAATCACGAACACGAGTATCTGGGTTGATCCCAGTCTCACTTAAGATTTTATTTGAAGTAGGACGTCCTATTCCAAAAATATAGGTCAATGCAACTTCTACTCGTTTGTCACGAGGTAAGTCTACACCTGCGATACGTGCCATTTGTACACCTCCTTAATTAACCTTGTTTTTGTTTATGTTTTGGATTTTCACAAATTACCATAACTGTGCCTTTACGTCGAATGACTTTACATTTTTCGCAAATCGGCTTCACGGATGGTCTAACCTTCATTCTTATAACCTCCTTAAGTGAAAAGAAGAACAAAATGCTTACTTATCATCCGATTTATTTAAAACGATAAGTTATTCTACCTCTTGTTAAATCGTAGGGAGATAATTCGACAGTTACTTTATCTCCAGGTAGAATACGAATAAAATGCATACGAATCTTACCTGATACATGTGCCAGAACTTTATGACCATTTTCTAACTCAACACGAAACATCGCATTAGGTAATGGTTCGATAACGGTACCTTCCACTTCGATTAAATCTTCTTTGGCCATGGTTCACTCTCCTTTCATATCTTCCTCAACATTCTGATTCAAGTGATTCGCGAGAAAATCTTGAATAATATATCTCATCTTCGCATTAGAAACTTTTCCTGTTTCTTGAAATGCGCGAACAGCTTCCTTTGAAATATATCCAGTTGTTCTCACATGACGAATATTTTTTTTCTTCGGCTTATCAAATTTTCTTTTATCACCATCGGCGATAAGTAACCGATCTTGTTCAAACCCTAATACAATACCAAACTTCCCCTTTTCACGACCTTGAGTTACCTCTACGATTTCACCAATTTGAAAGCTATGTTCGACCTCGTTCATAAAACCTCCTATAGTTTTGTGAGGATTTCATGACCGTCTTTTGTAATCACAATCGTATGTTCAAAATGAGCACATAATGAATGATCTTGTGTGACTACTGTCCAACGATCGGCTAAAGTTTTTACATAACGTTCGCCGGCATTCACCATTGGTTCAATCGCTAAAGCCATACCAGGCTTTAGTCGAGGGCCGTGATTAGGAGGGCCATAATTGGGTATTTGCGGGTCTTCATGTAAATTTGATCCAATACCATGACCGACATATTCTCGAACGATTGAATATCCATGTGCTTCCACATGTTGTTGAATCGCATGAGAGATATCGGATAAGCGATATTCCGGAGTTGCTTTCTCCAAACCCTTATATAGAGACTCTTCTGTAACTTTTAGAAGTTTTGCCGCTTCATCGCTTATTTTACCAACGGCATATGTCCAAGCAGAGTCACCATGATATCCCTTATAGTCAGCTCCGATATCAATACTTAAAATATCGCCTTCTTTTAATACACGGTCGCCCGGTATACCATGAACCAATTCGTCATTCACTGAAGTACAAATACTAGCTGGAAAGCCACCATAACCTAAAAAAGAAGGAATAGCACCTTGACTCCGAATAAAGTCCTCAGCAATTTTATCCAGTTCTTTTGTCGTGATTCCTGGACGAATATGCTTTGATAAAATTTGATGAGTTTGTGCAACGATTCGTCCAGCGATCCGCATCAGGTCAATTTCATAATCGGATTTACGTATGATCATTACGCCTGACCTCTCAACAATTCTTTTATCGAGTAAAACACTCTATCAATATCTTGGTTTCCATCAATGATTCTTAATACTTTTTTATCATTATAATATTTCAATAACGGTTCAGTTTGTGACATATTTACTTCTAAACGAGTTGCAACAGTTTCCTCTTTATCATCATCCCGTTGATAAAGCTCGCCACCGCATTTATCACAAACACCTTCTTGTTTCGGCGGATGATAAACTAAGTGATATGTTGCACCACATTGGCGGCAAATTCTACGTCCTGTAAGTCGTTTTAATAGATGATCTTTCTCCACTTCTATATAGATGACATGATCAATCTTCTTATCTAGTTCTTCTAACATATGATCCAATGCTTTTGCTTGTTCTACTGTACGTGGAAAGCCATCCAAAAGAAATCCATTTTTACAATCATCATTACCCAAACGTTCGCGAACAATACCTATGACGACTTCATCGGGGACTAATAATCCTTTGTCCATGTAGGATTTTGCTTCCAAACCTAATGGAGTGCCTTCTTTAATGGCACTTCGAAACATATCTCCAGTTGAAATATGTGGGATTTGGAATTCGTCAACGATCCGTTCCGCTTGGGTCCCTTTACCTGCACCAGGTAAACCCATGAGCACGATATTCAAAAAACATCCCTCCATCAACTTAGATCAAGCTCGATTATTCGTCCGAATTAAGTTAGCGTTTCATAAATCCATCATAATGACGCTTGACTAATTGGGTTTCAATCTGTTTCATGAGATCAAGAGCAACACCAATGACAATCAATAATGATGTACCCCCGATTCGAACAGATTGAGGAAGATCTGTTGCTGCGGTAAAGATGACTGGTAAAATCGCAATCGCTGCTAAGAAAATAGCGCCTGTCAATGTAATCCGATTCAGTACTTTTGTAATGTATTCCGCTGTAGTTTTACCAGGTCTTACCCCCGGGATATATCCACCATTTTTTTTCATGTTATCAGCTAACTGTATTGGATTAATCTGTACAAAAGTATAGAAATACGTAAAACCAATAATTAATATCACATAAAGAAAAGCCCCGAAAGGATCAGCATAGTTAAAGTGCTGGATAAACCAATCTGCAACCTTATTTCCTCTCCAAAAACTTGCGATTGTTGATGGGAACATTAACAAAGAAAGTGCAAAGATTACTGGAATAACCCCTGCAGAGTTGATACGAAATGGAATATGGGTGGATTGACCACCATACATCTTTCTACCAACAACCCGTTTTGTATAGTGAACAGGAATTTTTCTTATACCTTGATATACATAAATGGTCCCTGCAATAATAACAACAATTGCAAGTAAGATTAAGAGAGCTTTGATAATATGCAAGAAAAGTTGATCACTGGCAGACTTAAACTGAGTTTGATAAATTGTAATAACACTGTCAGGAATCCTTGCAACGATTCCTGCAAAAATGATAATCGAAATTCCGTTACCAATACCATTCTCTGTGATCTGTTCTCCTAACCACATTAAAAAAGCTGTTCCTGCAGTTAACGTAATTGCAATAAGCAGGTAAGTCAGAAAACCAGGGTCAATAATTAATTGACGTCCATAGAAATTATTAAATCCGATGGACAATCCGATTGCTTGAATGAATCCAAGAACAACCGTTCCATAACGGGTTATTTGAGCTAATTTTCTCCGACCATTTTCTCCTTCACGTGCCCACTCCGCAAATTTAGGAATTACGTCCATACTTAATAGTTGGACGATAATGGATGCGGTAATGTAAGGCATAATACCCATAGCAAAAATGGAGAAATTCTGAAGCGCTCCCCCGGAAAAAGTATTAAGAAATCCAAATATGTCCCTTTCCGTTAGAGAAGCTAATACTTCTGTATTAATATTAGGTACAGGAATAAAACTTCCAATACGGAAGACGACCAGCATAAGAAGGGTAAAGATGATCTTCCTACGCAAGTCGCGAATCCGAAAAATATTGGAGATCGCATTAAACATCAGATCACCTCAGTTTTACCGCCAGCAGCAGCAATTTTCTCAATTGCAGATTCTGAGAACTTGTGAGCCTTCACGGTTAGCTGTACATTTAAATCTCCGTTTCCTAAAATCTTCACACCATCTTTAACTTGCTTTACATATCCTTTTTCCTGTAATAATTCAGGAGTTACCGTTGTACCTGCTTCAAAACGATTTAAAACATCAAGATTCACAATCGCATACTCTTTACGTGTTGGATTTGTAAAACCACGTTTTGGCAAACGACGATACAATGGGTTTTGACCACCTTCAAAACCTGGACGAACCCCGCCGCCTGAACGCGCATTTTGACCTTTATGACCACGTCCAGCAGTTTTACCGTTTCCTGAAGCGATACCTCGACCAACACGTTTGCGTGTATGGCGTGCACCAACCGCTGGTTTTAATTCATGTAATTTCATGGTTTCACCTCCTAGTACCTAAATAAAATTATTCATCAACCTCAATAACTTCTACTAAGTGGTTTACTTTATTAACCATTCCTCGAATTGCAGGATTGTCATTCTGCACAATTGTTTGGTTAAGTTTGCGTAACCCTAAAGCTTTGACTACCTTACGTTGAGCTTCTGGGCGTCCAATTAAACTTCGCTTGAGGGTAATTTGAAGCTTTTTCATTACGAGTCCCTCCTATCCTAACAATTCTTCTACGGATTTACCACGTAGTTTTGCAACCTCTTCTGCACGTTTCAAACGGTTAAGTCCATCAAGAGTCGCTTTTACCATGTTTATTGCATTAGAAGAACCAAGAGATTTGCTTAAAATATCATCGATTCCCGCTAATTCAAGAACCGCACGAACTGGACCACCGGCAATAACTCCAGTACCTTCAGCAGCAGGCTTTAGAAACACCTTACCTGCGCCAAAAATGCCTGTAATGCTATGTGGTATTGTTGTCCCAACTAATGGTACATGAATTAGGTTTTTCTTTGCATCTTCAATCCCTTTACGAATGGCATCAGGTACTTCAGCTGCTTTACCAATTCCAGCTCCAACCCAACCATTCTTATCACCGACAACAACTAAGGCACTAAAACTAAAACGGCGACCACCTTTTACAACCTTTGCAACACGGTTAATCGCAACAACCTTTTCTTGAAGATCAAGTGTATTTGGGTCAATACGCATGTGTTTCCCTCCTTTATCAACGATTAAAACTTAAGACCAGCCTCACGAGCGGACTCCGCGAGTGCTTGAATACGGCCATGATATAAGTAACCACCACGGTCAAAAACAACATTTTCAATATTCTTATCTAAGGCACGTTTTGCAATAAGATCACCGACAAGTTTTGCTGCTTCAACAGAACCGCCATTTTCAACTTTATCCTTTAATTCTTTGTCTAATGTTGAAGCAGATACTAAAGTTGCACCAGTAACGTCATCGATGATTTGTGCATAAATATGCTTATTTGAACGGAAGACATTTAAACGCGGACGTTCAGCAGTTCCTACGATGTTTTTACGAATACGTAAGTGTCTTCTTTTACGTATTTTATTTTTATCAACTTTATTAATCAAACTAGATTCACTCCCTTCGGTTCAACTGTAGAGATTATTTACCAGTCTTACCAACCTTACGACGAATGTACTCATTTTGGTAACGAATACCTTTCCCTTTATATGGCTCTGGTTCACGGATTGAGCGAATCTTTGCTGCAACAGCGCCAACACGCTCTTTATCAATACCTTTTACAATGATTTTTGTTTGCTCCGGAACATCAAATTCTATTCCTTCTTCAGGTACAACTTCGACAGGATGAGAGTAACCTACGTTTAATACGACTTTGTTTCCCGACTTGGATGCACGATAACCAACACCAACAAGTTCTAACGTTTTTTGATAACCGTTTGTTACACCCTCAATCAAATTGTTGAGAATACTACGTGTTGTACCATGTAATGCACGGTGTAATTTATTATCAGAAGGACGCTCTACAATTATTTGATTTCCTTCAACTTTAATGTCCATATCTTTATGAAAAGTTCTTGTTAAGGTACCTTTGGCACCTTTAACAGTCACTTGATTATTTCCATCGATGGTTACTTCCACACCTGCTGGAATCTCAATGGGTTTTTTACCTATACGAGACATATCTACACCTCCAATCGTTTTTCAGTCTATTACCAGATGTATGCAATTACTTCCCCGCCAACTTTTGCCTTGCGAGCCTCTTTATCTGTTAAAAGGCCTTGAGAAGTGGAGATGATCGCAATTCCTAATCCTCCAAGTACTTTTGGAATTTCATTTGTCTTTGCATACACCCTTAGCCCAGGTTTACTGATACGTTTTAAACCAGTAATTACACGCTCATTATTTGGACCGTATTTTAAGAACAAGCGGATAATCCCTTGTTTATTATCTTCAATATATTCAGCATCGCGAATAAATCCTTCACGTTTTAAGATCTCAGCAATTTGCCGTTTGATATTTGATCCTGGTACTTCAACAACCTCATGACGCACAAGATTAGCGTTACGAATACGAGTTAGCATATCTGCAATTGGATCTGTCATCGCCATGTAGAAAACCTCCTTCCTAAAATAGGCTTACCAACTTGCTTTTTTAACGCCAGGAATCTGACCTTTATATGCGAGTTCACGGAAACAAATACGACATAATTTAAATTTTCGCATTACTGCATGTGGTCGTCCACAACGTTCACAGCGAGTATATTCTCTAACTTTAAATTTTTGTGGGCGGCGTTGCTTAACAATCATCGATTTTTTTGCCACGCGATCTTCCCTCCTCAGCTTAAGACTTATTTCACAAATGGCATTCCTAATTGAGCCAATAATTCATGCGCCTCTTCATCGGTATTTGCTGTTGTAACAAATACAATGTCCATACCACGAACTTTATCCACTTGATCATAATCGATTTCAGGAAATACAAGCTGTTCTTTTAGTCCTAATGTATAGTTACCACGACCATCAAAAGCTTTGTTCGATACACCGCGGAAGTCACGCACACGAGGGAGAGCAATATTAAACAATTTATCAATAAAGTAATACATACGCTCACCGCGCAATGTCACTTTTACACCGATTGGCATCCCTTCACGCACTTTAAAGCCAGCGATCGATTTTTTTGCACGGGTGATTACTGGTTTTTGACCAGCAATTTTCTCTAGATCAGCAACTGCCCCATCTAATGCTTTAGAATTTTGGACAGCCTCACCAACCCCCATATTAATGACTACTTTCTCAATTCGTGGTACTTGCATCACTGATTTATAGTTATATTTTTTCATTAATGCTGGGACAACTTCGTTTTTATATTTTTCTTGTAATCTTGCTGCCATTCATTGTGCCTCCTTTCTTTACCTGACTACTTATCTAATACTTCGCCAGATTTTTTTGCAATCCGCACTTTTTTTCCATTATCTAAAATCTTATGACCGACACGTGTAACTTCACCTGTTTTTGGATCAACTAACATTACATTTGAAGAATGAATTGGTGCCTCTTGTGTAATAATACCACCTTCAGGATTTGCCTGGGATGGACGAGTATGTTTCTTTACAAGGTTCACACCTTCAACAAGTACTCGACCTTCTTTTGGAAAAGCGGCTAATACACGTCCTTTTTTCCCTTTATCTTTTCCGCTAATCACGATAACAGTATCGCCTTTTTTCACATGTAACTTATTTGCTTGTTTTGAGGATTTCAATTTAAGCACCTCCTTGTTTTGTCATTGACTTGCCCATTAGATGACCTCAGGAGCTAATGAAATTATTTTCATAAAGTCCTTTTCACGTAATTCACGAGCAACTGGTCCAAAAATACGTGTTCCACGTGGACTTTTATCATCTTTCACAATAACTGCAGCATTTTCATCAAATTTGATGTAAGATCCATCGTTACGACGAACACCACGTTTTGAACGAACAATAACTGCTTTTACTACATCACCTTTTTTAACAACACCGCCTGGCGTTGCTTCTTTAACCGAACAAACAATAACGTCTCCGATATTGGCGAATTTACGGTGGGATCCACCTAGTACTTTGATTGCCATTAATTTTTTCGCACCAGAGTTGTCAGCAACATTTAGAATAGTTTGTGGTTGAATCATTTTTCTTTTCCCTCCCTTCGGAAGTTAACACTATCATTAGATGATAACTGCTTCTTCAACAATTTCAACTAAGCGCCAACGCTTATCTTTGGACAATGGTCTAGTTTCCATGATTTTTACAATGTCACCAATTTTAGCTTGGTTATTTTCATCATGAGCTTTAAACTTTTTAGTATATTTAATACGTTTTCCGTACAATGGATGTTTTTTATAAGTTTCAACAGCTACAACGATGGTTTTATCCATCTTATCACTTACAACTTTACCAATTTGAACTTTGCGTTGATTACGATCAGACATTGATTAATAAACCTCCTTTCAATTATTGTCGAATGCCTAATTCTCTTTCTCGGATCACAGTTTTTGCTTTGGCAATAGC
This Tepidibacillus fermentans DNA region includes the following protein-coding sequences:
- the rplX gene encoding 50S ribosomal protein L24, producing MKSSKQANKLHVKKGDTVIVISGKDKGKKGRVLAAFPKEGRVLVEGVNLVKKHTRPSQANPEGGIITQEAPIHSSNVMLVDPKTGEVTRVGHKILDNGKKVRIAKKSGEVLDK
- the rplN gene encoding 50S ribosomal protein L14, yielding MIQPQTILNVADNSGAKKLMAIKVLGGSHRKFANIGDVIVCSVKEATPGGVVKKGDVVKAVIVRSKRGVRRNDGSYIKFDENAAVIVKDDKSPRGTRIFGPVARELREKDFMKIISLAPEVI
- the rpsQ gene encoding 30S ribosomal protein S17; translation: MSDRNQRKVQIGKVVSDKMDKTIVVAVETYKKHPLYGKRIKYTKKFKAHDENNQAKIGDIVKIMETRPLSKDKRWRLVEIVEEAVII